The bacterium DNA segment CCGATTGGCAACAGTGATCATCACCGGTGGAGTAAGAGCCTTTGTTTCTTCCCACCTCTTAGCGGTTTCGAGCCAATCCTTGCCGAGCAGATAATATCCGTTTGTCACAAGGTCGGGAAGAGGTTCGTGTTCATCCACTTTGCGATTGATGTCGGACTTGACTTCTGGATCGTTATAGATGTGATATAGCCTTGACTTGTAGTCTTTCGAGAGCTGGCCGTCGTCGCGAATAACGACGCGCGGGGTTTTTACAAGACCGGATTCAATGGCGTCGTTCAGACCGAAATCGCTGACGATCCAGTCAAATAGCGCCTCCTCGGTACTGCGCTTACCTGACGGTGCGAATGGTGTTGCTGAAAAATCGAAGCAAGTCAGAATGTTTCTTGCTTTGTTAATACGATCCAGTCCGCCGATCCATTTCGTGGCTTCTTCAATGTCTTCTTTCTTCACACCTTTGATCTTTGATTCTGCGGGAACGCGCCAAGCGTGATGCGCTTCATCATTAATAACGATAATATTCTGAGCATTGGACATTTCCGCAAGCACTTCGCGAACGTAAGCTTCATCGCTTTTCGCTCCGCGCTTGTCTACTGACTTTCTCTTTGCAAGGCGTTCTTCTGTGTCCCAATTTAAGGCATGCCAATTGCGGATCAAAACACGGCCTTGCCTCAACTTATCATTCAGACCGGATGGAACAATGTTGAATTCATCATAATAATTCCCCGGCTGGTGAGGATTCAGAACTTGCAGACGGCTTTTTACGGTGAGCCCAGGAGCAACAATAAAAATATTTTTTGAAAATCGTGCGTCCTGTGGATAGGTAACTTTATTCAGTATCTGCCAGGCACAAACCATGGCCATTACAATCGTCTTGCCGGAACCGGTAGCCATCTTAGAACATAGCCGGAGAAATTCTCCGCCATCAGAGGGTACATCGATACCCACCTTTTCCGATTCATTGGCTTCGACAAGCCAGATGAGAGTCTCCATCGCTTCAAGCTGGCAGAAAAAGAATCGTTTGTTTTCCCGTGCTTCCGTGTCTCGCCAATGCTCAAGCAGTCGCTTGGTCATGCCGGAAACTCCCGCGTATGGATTGGTAGGATGCTCACTCCACGCTTTGATACGCGGACGAATAGTATTGACGAGCGGTATTTCGATGAAAATGCCCGGATCGTCAAATGCTCGGGAAGACTCCGACGCTACAATATATCCCGCAGGGCGACGGCCATTTTTGCGGCTGAATGTCCGCGTCTTTGCGTCGTAACTCCAGTAGCTTTTCGGCTCCCCGTAGGGGGAATTGATGATTAGTTTATCTATTGAGTTCATATTGACAAAAAGTTAACAAAGACTTGACAATCTGTACGCTTCATGTTACCTTGTATCAGAGCTTTTGATGACGAAAGTTGCCATTGGCTTTGAAATTTTAAAGGTTCCGCCCTGATGATAAGAGCCCATGGGGCTCTTCGAAAGATAGTCAGGGCGGTCGTTTTTTTAGTAATATAGATTAGTTCCCTGTCCAAATGTCTCGTACTCGCTCGAAATAAACTTCTTAATCAAATCGTAACTCCGCAAATCCTTTTTTTCCCACTTTCTGAAAATCGCCCAGTTCAAATAATCGGCTATTTGAAGATTCAGGTCTGACTTGGAAGAATGAAACATCAAAATATATGGAACACGTGACTCTCTCGACCATTCTGCAAGAGTTAATTTAGTAGCTTTCTCAATTTCCTTCCTTTTCTTCTCCACCGGTATTCGATCTGAGACAACAATTACTCTATCCGGCATAGTTTTCTGGCACTTTAAAACGTACCTTAATAGAATGTTCAGGATTTTGTGATAAAATCTTGCATGGTCAATCTGCAATGTTGGATTAGTTTTTCTCTTTTCCACTATCTGGCAGTCAATGCGGCACTTCGGAAGATGGATTCTGAGTATGTCAAACACACGATCTCGTACCATCTGACGATCTTCAGACGCATGAAAACATTCGAGATCCAGCCCGCCAGATTCCCAAATGTCATATTTCAAATCGACCAGTTCGGTTATTGCATCAAAGGGCCTCACGAGAGAAAAAGACGTGAAAGTGAAAAAAGCCGTGCCCTTATTTGAAAAATCAAAATTTCCAGCTTCATCGAGAAAAATATAAAGCGCCTTTTTACCTCCGGGAGTCTCAGTCATGACCATTCATCGTTTAGTTCCGCCATATTTGGACCAGTTCTGTTGTCATGAGAATATCAAGTAATAGAAATTTTTATTACATGTTATTACATACGCAGTTTTCTTGCACTTCTCATCATAAGGAGAGTTGAAGATGAGTTTGTCTATCGATGATTTCATCTAATCAGGCTTTAGTTATTGTCTTCATCAATCCAAATAAGGCTTAAGACGGTATTGTAGCTTTTAAGAGGGATTACTTCCTCATAAAGGAAACAATTTTCCCCAATGCCGTAATCAGTTAACCACGCTGTACCAATAACGCTTTCACGACTCGATGGGGTCTTGCCTGATTGAAAAAAATCATTTGCGCATGAATATTTGTCCAGGTTAACTCCCCGTCCATTAACTCTATACGGAAAGGCACTATTGGCTGAAACCCATTCAATTTTGCCGTTTTTAGATGCAACGAGAACGCAAGCCTTATTTCCAATGTTTACATAGCGAATTGCAGCAGCACTCAAGCTTGTTTGAAACTCATGTGCTAGCCTTTGTACTTCCGCGAAGCTTGGGGTCTTGTCGGCACAACGCGGTCGGAACAGATCTTCCGGCATAAGGAGTTCAGCAGCGAAAACATTTGCCTCAGTTTCAGCGGGTGATTGCTCGTACCAATCTTGAAAGTCGTCATCAGTACAAATAGTTAAAGGCTTGGCTGACCTGTGAAGAACATAGTGGCCAATTTCATGAGCGATTGCAAACCTCTTTCTGCCAGATTCGATAATGCGGTCACTTACCGAAATAAAACCGGCACTGCCTTTACAGACAATTCTTGCGACCGCTCCAGTGATAGATCGTTCAATTATAAGCAAATTCATCTGTGATGCAATAATTTCTAGGTCAATCTCAGCCGGATTCATGATTGACCATTCTGCGATAATCGCGCGTGCCTTTGCTTTTGCTACTGCGAATGTACTATAGCTCATTCTTGTGGATTCGAGTCAAGTTTTTTGAGTTCTTCTTCGAAAAGATTCAGAAGCTCTGCATCAGAAAGTAAATTTCTTAAATCATCTTCAGTAATATCTTTGTGTTTGTGTGCAAAAGCTTGTGCGAATTGCGAGTCGCCTTCCGCACTAAGAATCGTGCTCAGTTTATTTCGTACAATTTCGATTGGTTGCATTACGTCTATTCGTTGTAACTTATCATAAAGAGACAATAGCTGTTGCCTCCTGGCTTGCGCGACCTTTACTTTTTCTTTTTTTTCAAGATCAAGAATCAGTGC contains these protein-coding regions:
- a CDS encoding type III restriction endonuclease subunit R; amino-acid sequence: MNSIDKLIINSPYGEPKSYWSYDAKTRTFSRKNGRRPAGYIVASESSRAFDDPGIFIEIPLVNTIRPRIKAWSEHPTNPYAGVSGMTKRLLEHWRDTEARENKRFFFCQLEAMETLIWLVEANESEKVGIDVPSDGGEFLRLCSKMATGSGKTIVMAMVCAWQILNKVTYPQDARFSKNIFIVAPGLTVKSRLQVLNPHQPGNYYDEFNIVPSGLNDKLRQGRVLIRNWHALNWDTEERLAKRKSVDKRGAKSDEAYVREVLAEMSNAQNIIVINDEAHHAWRVPAESKIKGVKKEDIEEATKWIGGLDRINKARNILTCFDFSATPFAPSGKRSTEEALFDWIVSDFGLNDAIESGLVKTPRVVIRDDGQLSKDYKSRLYHIYNDPEVKSDINRKVDEHEPLPDLVTNGYYLLGKDWLETAKRWEETKALTPPVMITVANR
- a CDS encoding DUF3800 domain-containing protein, which translates into the protein MTETPGGKKALYIFLDEAGNFDFSNKGTAFFTFTSFSLVRPFDAITELVDLKYDIWESGGLDLECFHASEDRQMVRDRVFDILRIHLPKCRIDCQIVEKRKTNPTLQIDHARFYHKILNILLRYVLKCQKTMPDRVIVVSDRIPVEKKRKEIEKATKLTLAEWSRESRVPYILMFHSSKSDLNLQIADYLNWAIFRKWEKKDLRSYDLIKKFISSEYETFGQGTNLYY
- a CDS encoding ImmA/IrrE family metallo-endopeptidase, translating into MSYSTFAVAKAKARAIIAEWSIMNPAEIDLEIIASQMNLLIIERSITGAVARIVCKGSAGFISVSDRIIESGRKRFAIAHEIGHYVLHRSAKPLTICTDDDFQDWYEQSPAETEANVFAAELLMPEDLFRPRCADKTPSFAEVQRLAHEFQTSLSAAAIRYVNIGNKACVLVASKNGKIEWVSANSAFPYRVNGRGVNLDKYSCANDFFQSGKTPSSRESVIGTAWLTDYGIGENCFLYEEVIPLKSYNTVLSLIWIDEDNN